The Akkermansia sp. N21116 genome includes a region encoding these proteins:
- a CDS encoding tetratricopeptide repeat protein, with protein sequence MKQMTLKTTSGLSLPAVKDRSSRGALWRFPARVPLLLLVTGLFLQMPSVWAQQQETPGKAAIPQESPFGTYGSFEKLLQAAQGGDADAQVKVGLCYGKGIGVTQDYEKAFTWVMKSAEQGNALGAYLVADCYMQGKGVEQNIPQAMEWFTKAANQGIAIAQYNLGAIYLKGLFDIPKDEKKAFFWTEKAANQGDKEAQYNLGISYCNGLGVPKNLEKAFYWFEKAAEQGEPNAQASLGLLYINDDKDVSSVFTQASKYYWAQQEAGKEELDALSSPFPDKETQRKFEKMMHWMGKAAEQGNSFSQRELGFIYAYGIGGIKKDLKRGIEFLKKSAEGGDAEAQYIIGIHYAGMTSYLGTVSQNIPKAREWLQKSAEQGHERAREALKQLTEAKASS encoded by the coding sequence ATGAAACAAATGACATTAAAAACTACATCAGGCCTGTCTTTGCCCGCAGTCAAAGACAGGTCGTCAAGAGGCGCTCTCTGGCGTTTTCCTGCCCGGGTGCCTCTCCTCCTGCTCGTCACGGGGCTGTTCCTCCAAATGCCTTCCGTATGGGCCCAGCAACAGGAAACTCCTGGAAAAGCAGCAATTCCGCAGGAATCGCCGTTTGGGACGTATGGCAGTTTTGAGAAGCTCTTGCAGGCGGCTCAAGGAGGCGATGCGGATGCGCAGGTCAAAGTGGGCCTCTGTTACGGAAAAGGTATTGGAGTTACACAGGATTATGAAAAAGCGTTTACCTGGGTAATGAAGTCGGCGGAACAGGGAAATGCTTTGGGAGCATATCTTGTTGCGGATTGCTACATGCAAGGAAAAGGTGTAGAACAAAATATTCCTCAAGCTATGGAATGGTTTACAAAAGCGGCTAATCAGGGAATTGCAATAGCCCAGTACAACTTGGGGGCTATTTATTTGAAGGGATTGTTTGACATACCCAAAGATGAGAAGAAAGCGTTCTTTTGGACTGAGAAAGCAGCTAATCAGGGAGACAAAGAAGCGCAATATAATCTTGGGATTTCTTATTGTAATGGATTAGGCGTTCCGAAGAATCTGGAAAAAGCGTTCTATTGGTTTGAGAAAGCGGCGGAACAAGGAGAACCAAATGCTCAAGCCAGTTTGGGATTGCTCTACATAAATGATGATAAGGATGTATCTTCTGTTTTTACACAAGCATCTAAATATTATTGGGCTCAACAAGAAGCCGGAAAAGAAGAATTAGATGCCTTGAGCAGTCCTTTCCCCGATAAGGAAACGCAGCGTAAATTTGAAAAAATGATGCACTGGATGGGAAAAGCGGCGGAACAAGGGAATTCTTTTTCTCAACGGGAATTAGGTTTTATTTATGCTTATGGAATCGGTGGCATCAAAAAAGATCTGAAACGGGGTATAGAATTTCTGAAAAAGTCGGCGGAAGGAGGTGATGCGGAAGCTCAATACATAATAGGGATACATTACGCAGGTATGACAAGTTATCTCGGTACTGTGTCTCAAAACATTCCTAAAGCACGGGAATGGCTTCAAAAGTCGGCGGAACAGGGGCATGAGAGAGCCCGGGAAGCACTCAAACAACTAACGGAAGCAAAAGCTTCTTCCTGA